In Melanotaenia boesemani isolate fMelBoe1 chromosome 7, fMelBoe1.pri, whole genome shotgun sequence, a single window of DNA contains:
- the si:ch1073-44g3.1 gene encoding UPF0461 protein C5orf24 homolog isoform X1, with protein sequence MLYVAALKRPPSKKMMHQVSSSSGDYCMSGLAEDCHPASHFDLCSTQSNKFYTSPTTPGLQLSLAGLAPLPPGVHKAMACHLQETQNDFQPQTMRIRASEALGPDGTKKKKGIVKSGRRGRPSGTTKSAGYRTSTGRPPGTTRAAGFKTSPGRPLGTTKAAGYKVSPGRPPGSIKSLARLKKLEFGCESAKAFDFSNCSVPKKLDFTTCEVPAFPYTTMEKTDLCEPSGKVDETNK encoded by the exons ATGCTCTATGTGGCAGCGCTAAAAAGGCCTCCATCAAAA AAAATGATGCATCAagtgagcagcagcagcggtGACTACTGTATGAGTGGACTGGCAGAGGACTGTCATCCAGCCAGCCACTTTGATTTATGTAGCACACAATCCAACAAATTCTACACCTCACCAACGACCCCTGGTTTGCAGCTGTCCCTTGCTGGCCTTGCCCCTTTACCACCAGGAGTGCACAAAGCCATGGCATGTCATTTGCAAGAGACCCAGAATGACTTCCAGCCACAGACTATGAGAATCAGGGCCAGTGAGGCTCTGGGACCTGATGGAACTAAGAAAAAGAAGGGCATTGTGAAATCAGGGCGGAGAGGGAGGCCGTCAGGGACCACTAAGTCAGCTGGATACCGTACAAGTACTGGGCGCCCACCTGGGACAACCAGAGCAGCTGGATTCAAAACCAGCCCAGGAAGGCCCCTGGGGACCACCAAGGCAGCTGGATATAAAGTCAGCCCTGGAAGGCCCCCTGGTAGTATCAAGAGTTTAGCTCGTCTCAAGAAGCTAGAGTTCGGTTGTGAGAGCGCCAAAGCTTTTGACTTTAGCAACTGCAGTGTTCCCAAGAAACTGGACTTCACTACCTGTGAAGTTCCAGCTTTTCCGTACACCACAATGGAGAAAACAGACCTCTGTGAGCCCAGCGGCAAAGTGGACGAAACCAACAAATAG
- the si:ch1073-44g3.1 gene encoding UPF0461 protein C5orf24 homolog isoform X2, whose product MMHQVSSSSGDYCMSGLAEDCHPASHFDLCSTQSNKFYTSPTTPGLQLSLAGLAPLPPGVHKAMACHLQETQNDFQPQTMRIRASEALGPDGTKKKKGIVKSGRRGRPSGTTKSAGYRTSTGRPPGTTRAAGFKTSPGRPLGTTKAAGYKVSPGRPPGSIKSLARLKKLEFGCESAKAFDFSNCSVPKKLDFTTCEVPAFPYTTMEKTDLCEPSGKVDETNK is encoded by the coding sequence ATGATGCATCAagtgagcagcagcagcggtGACTACTGTATGAGTGGACTGGCAGAGGACTGTCATCCAGCCAGCCACTTTGATTTATGTAGCACACAATCCAACAAATTCTACACCTCACCAACGACCCCTGGTTTGCAGCTGTCCCTTGCTGGCCTTGCCCCTTTACCACCAGGAGTGCACAAAGCCATGGCATGTCATTTGCAAGAGACCCAGAATGACTTCCAGCCACAGACTATGAGAATCAGGGCCAGTGAGGCTCTGGGACCTGATGGAACTAAGAAAAAGAAGGGCATTGTGAAATCAGGGCGGAGAGGGAGGCCGTCAGGGACCACTAAGTCAGCTGGATACCGTACAAGTACTGGGCGCCCACCTGGGACAACCAGAGCAGCTGGATTCAAAACCAGCCCAGGAAGGCCCCTGGGGACCACCAAGGCAGCTGGATATAAAGTCAGCCCTGGAAGGCCCCCTGGTAGTATCAAGAGTTTAGCTCGTCTCAAGAAGCTAGAGTTCGGTTGTGAGAGCGCCAAAGCTTTTGACTTTAGCAACTGCAGTGTTCCCAAGAAACTGGACTTCACTACCTGTGAAGTTCCAGCTTTTCCGTACACCACAATGGAGAAAACAGACCTCTGTGAGCCCAGCGGCAAAGTGGACGAAACCAACAAATAG
- the atp5po gene encoding ATP synthase subunit O, mitochondrial, whose product MAAFMLGQQARQFSSSVIRPAAKLVKPPITVYGVEGRYATALFSAASKQNKLDQVEQELGKVSALIKDPKLSNIVMNPHVKRSIKQKTFNDALTKAKLSPITVNLINVLADNGRLTLTGDVIGAFGKMMSAHRGEVLCSVTTAQPLDAANVAELKVALNGFLQKGETIKLETKSDPLILGGMIVSIGDKYVDMSTKTKIQKLTKLIRET is encoded by the exons ATGGCAGCGTTCATGCTAGGACAGCAG GCCCGCCAGTTTAGCTCGTCTGTGATCAGACCTGCAGCAAAACTGGTTAAG CCTCCCATAACGGTGTATGGAGTGGAGGGTCGTTATGCCACGGCTCTGTTCTCAGCTGCCAGTAAGCAGAACAAACTTGACCAAGTGGAGCAGGAGTTGGGGAAAGTCTCT GCCCTGATCAAGGACCCCAAGCTGTCAAATATTGTAATGAACCCTCATGTCAAGCGCAGCATCAAGCAGAAAACCTTCAACGATGCTCTTACAAAGGCCAAACTTTCACCCATCACTGTCAACCTCATCA atgttTTAGCAGATAATGGTCGTCTTACTCTAACTGGTGATGTTATCGGCGCGTTTGGCAAGATGATGAGTGCCCACCGTGGAGAGGTTCTTTGCTCTGTCACTACAGCTCAG CCCTTGGATGCGGCTAATGTTGCTGAGCTGAAAGTGGCACTGAACGGCTTTCTTCAAAAGGGTGAGACCATCAAGCTGGAAACTAAG TCAGATCCCTTAATCCTGGGTGGCATGATTGTCAGTATTGGAGACAAGTATGTGGACATGTCCACCAAAACAAAGATCCAGAAGCTGACTAAGCTCATCAGGGAGACTTAA
- the LOC121643552 gene encoding serine/threonine-protein phosphatase 2A catalytic subunit alpha isoform-like — protein MDDKSFTKELDGWIEQLNECKQLSENQVKVLCEKAKEILTKESNVQEVRCPVTVCGDVHGQFHDLMELFKIGGKSPDTNYLFMGDYVDRGYYSVETVTLLVSLKVRFRERITILRGNHESRQITQVYGFYDECLRKYGNANVWKYFTDLFDYLPLTALVDNQIFCLHGGLSPSIDTLEHIRALDRLQEVPHEGPMCDLLWSDPDDRGGWGISPRGAGYTFGQDISETFNHANGLTLVSRAHQLVMEGYNWCHDRNVVTIFSAPNYCYRCGNQAAIMELDDTLKYSFLQFDPAPRRGEPHVTRRTPDYFL, from the exons ATGGACGACAAGTCATTCACCAAGGAGTTGGACGGATGGATTGAACAACTGAATGAGTGTAAACAGCTATCAGAGAACCAGGTCAAAGTCCTCTGTGAAAAG GCCAAGGAGATTTTGACAAAGGAGTCAAATGTACAGGAGGTGAGATGTCCGGTAACTGTCTGTGGAGACGTTCATGGACAGTTTCATGACCTTATGGAGCTCTTTAAGATTGGAGGGAAGTCCCCAGATACCAACTATCTCTTTATGGGAGACTATGTTGACAGAGGTTATTACTCTGTGGAGACAGTCACACTTCTGGTTTCtctaaag GTAAGGTTTCGTGAACGAATCACAATTCTCAGAGGGAATCATGAGAGCAGACAGATCACACAAGTGTACGGTTTTTATGACGAATGCCTAAGAAAATATGGAAATGCCAATGTTTGGAAGTACTTCACAGACCTGTTTGATTATCTGCCTCTTACAGCACTAGTAGATAACCAG ATTTTCTGCCTCCATGGAGGATTATCACCTTCAATAGACACACTGGAACACATTCGAGCGCTGGATCGCTTGCAGGAAGTTCCTCATGAG GGTCCCATGTGTGACTTGTTATGGTCAGATCCAGATGACCGTGGTGGCTGGGGGATCTCTCCCCGTGGTGCAGGCTACACATTTGGGCAGGACATATCTGAGACCTTCAATCACGCAAATGGCTTAACTTTGGTTTCAAGAGCCCATCAGCTGGTGATGGAG GGGTATAACTGGTGCCACGATCGCAATGTTGTGACAATCTTCAGCGCGCCAAACTATTGCTACCGTTGTGGAAACCAGGCAGCAATCATGGAACTTGATGACACATTGAAATACTCCTT CCTACAGTTTGACCCAGCGCCGCGCAGAGGAGAGCCTCATGTGACACGGCGTACGCCGGACTACTTCCTGTAA